AACCCATGGTTTTTGCCGGACTTTTTCCTAAACAAGGAGATGATTTTGGGAAATTACGTGATGGACTGGAAAAACTTAAACTTAATGACGCTGCCTTGCAATATGAAACCGAACAATCTCAGGCTTTAGGCTTGGGTTTTCGTTGCGGTTTTTTGGGGCTTTTGCATTTGGAGATAGTCCAAGAAAGATTGAGTAGAGAATATAATCTTGATTTAATTGTTACCGTACCTAGTGTAGCTTATCGGGTAAAGATTAAGAGTGGAGAGATTTTAATTGTTCGTAGCCCGCAAACCTTGCCGGAACAAAACGTTCTTGAAGAAATAGAAGAGCCTTGGGTTAAACTGGACGTGGTAACTCCTAAGAGTTATATTGGCGGTATTATGAATTTGGTACAAGAAAGAAGAGCTGTTTATTTAACTACTGAGTATCTGGACGCTGAAAGAGTGGTACTGCATTACGAAATACCCATGTCCGCTATTTTAACCAATTTTTATGATAAGATAAAAAGTATCTCTTCAGGTTATGCTTCTATTAACTATGAGTATTTTACCTATCGTCCGGCTGAGGTGGTTAAAATGGATATTATGGTGGCCGAGGAAATTGTTGAATCTTTATCTATTATTGTCTACCGAGACGAGGCCCATAAACGAGGCAAAGAGATAGTTAATGTTTTAAAAGACAGTTTACCTAAGCAGATGTTTGTTGTTAAACTACAAGCAGCGGTTGGCGGTTCAGTGGTGGCTGGCGAAAGAATTTCGGCTATGCGCAAAGATGTAACAGCTAAATTATATGGTGGAGACGTTTCTCGTAAGCGAAAGTTACTGGAAAAACAAAAAAGGGGTAAAAAGAAGATGATGGCCTCCGGGCGAGGTAGTGTGGATATTCCATCAGATACTTTTGTTAAGTTACTTAAGCAATAAGGAGAGTTTTAGAGGGTTGGTAGGCAGGGTGCTTTAATAAAATATCATTCTTTATTTATTAATAA
This genomic window from Patescibacteria group bacterium contains:
- the lepA gene encoding translation elongation factor 4, translated to MKNIRNFCIIAHIDHGKSTLADRMLEVTGTVEARKMKEQLLDRMDIERERGITIKLTPVTMNYKDHVLNLIDTPGHVDFTYEVSRSLAAVEGAVLLVDASQGIQAQTLANLYLAMEQDLTIIPVLNKIDLPAADPQRVSEEVIKLLGCSKDDIILASGKTGQGVEEILEAVISKVSPPLGEEKKPTRALIFDSNFDEYRGVVAYLRVVDGCIKKGDRIALLASKAKSEALDVGVFKPDYTSTGSLKAGEIGYLITGFKSVEECRVGDTVSLIGQTAEPLKGYHEAKPMVFAGLFPKQGDDFGKLRDGLEKLKLNDAALQYETEQSQALGLGFRCGFLGLLHLEIVQERLSREYNLDLIVTVPSVAYRVKIKSGEILIVRSPQTLPEQNVLEEIEEPWVKLDVVTPKSYIGGIMNLVQERRAVYLTTEYLDAERVVLHYEIPMSAILTNFYDKIKSISSGYASINYEYFTYRPAEVVKMDIMVAEEIVESLSIIVYRDEAHKRGKEIVNVLKDSLPKQMFVVKLQAAVGGSVVAGERISAMRKDVTAKLYGGDVSRKRKLLEKQKRGKKKMMASGRGSVDIPSDTFVKLLKQ